From Apium graveolens cultivar Ventura chromosome 9, ASM990537v1, whole genome shotgun sequence, the proteins below share one genomic window:
- the LOC141685461 gene encoding uncharacterized protein LOC141685461 — protein MANMVQPNIPKLTAINYGNWSIQMKVLLGSYDNWDIVESGFIEPADDAAEVALPNAEKTALKESRKKDKKALYTIFQGVDESTFEKISDAKTAKEAWEILQKSFQGVEKVKKVRLQVLRGEFKNIKMKASENIGEYATHLKTVTNEMKRNGESLDDVRVMEKLLRSLTRKFDYVVTSIEESKDLSTISIDELVGSLQAHEQRMNQYDDTSHLEKALQSKVSIGESSSSSSSGGRGGFRGGYRGGRGRGRQSINRSQNTEGYRPSGRGQNFRSR, from the coding sequence ATGGCAAATATGGTGCAACCAAATATTCCAAAATTAACGGCAATAAATTACGGGAATTGGAGTATCCAGATGAAGGTGTTACTCGGTTCCTACGACAATTGGGATATTGTCGAAAGTGGGTTTATTGAGCCCGCAGATGATGCCGCTGAAGTAGCACTACCAAATGCCGAGAAGACGGCATTAAAGGAATCCCGGAAAAAAGACAAGAAGGCGCTATATACAATTTTTCAAGGTGTTGACGAATCTACCTTTGAAAAAATTTCAGATGCAAAAACGGCGAAAGAGGCATGGGAGATTTTGCAAAAATCTTTCCAAGGTGTCGAAAAAGTTAAAAAGGTGCGGCTCCAAGTTCTTCGTGGCGAGttcaaaaatattaaaatgaaGGCCTCAGAAAATATTGGTGAATATGCTACTCATTTAAAAACAGTGACAAACGAGAtgaagagaaatggagaaagtcTCGATGATGTTCGGGTCATGGAAAAATTACTCCGTTCATTGACAAGAAAATTTGACTATGTCGTTACTTCTATTGAGGAGTCAAAAGATTTGTCCACAATTTCCATTGATGAGTTAGTTGGTTCACTTCAAGCGCATGAACAGCGgatgaaccagtatgatgatACAAGCCATTTGGAAAAGGCGTTGCAAAGTAAGGTGTCCATTGGTGAAAGTTCAAGCAGTAGCAGTTCTGGTGGAAGAGGTGGCTTTAGAGGTGGCTACCGTGGTGGAAGAGGACGTGGAAGACAGTCCATCAACAGAAGCCAGAACACTGAAGGTTATCGTCCATCTGGCCGTGGTCAGAATTTTAGAAGCCGATG